The Nonlabens sp. Hel1_33_55 genome contains the following window.
AAAGGGAATGGTTCCCCACATAATTTTTTGAAATAGAGGTACATTATCTTTGGGCAAAATACTGGGTAACGGCGCTATTCCTGCCTTTTCCCAGACCATGATTCCGTTTTCAAGCAAACTCAATCGATGCCAGCCCGTAAAGTAGAGTAGTGGATCGTAAAATTTATCGTTGGAAAACACATACTTCAAATGGTACTTTTCAGGAACAGTCAGAAACTGTTGTAGCGATCCTATGCCTTCAATACCTCGATACTTGGAGTTTTCTAAACGCTCCACCGCTCTTGATGTAAGTTCTGGCAATCTCCTGGCGCTGTGGTAGTCGCCATCAACAGTCGTTGCTTTAGTCTGCGCAGATAGCCACGCCATTTGATCCCCAAAACCTAGTGGTAAGTAACGCCACATGTCATGATCATCTTCATTTAAGAAATTGACGATAGGCAGCATGTTGATCTCGTCAGGCTGGCTGGGTCTGAATTTACCTAGTGTGATTGTAAAAATGGCCAGAAATATAAATAGACCGGCGAGCAGTCCGCCAGACAACCGGTGAGCGAGGCTTCCCCATTTGCCCTGCAGATATTCTTTATAATCACCTTCCACAAACCGATAGCAAAATTCGCCAAAAGCAGGTAAGGCCATGATGGATGCCCACAAAGTGAATCGGTCTAGCGTCAGGATGTTAAAAGCGTTTTCACCCAATATCTTTAACGGAATAGGTGTAGTACCGCCAGTTCCTAGTACGGACAGCAAAGTGAATGAGAATCCAAAAAACAGTAATCGCTTGCTGTAATATCTGTAGTAGAAGTAAGGTAGTAGGACGAGTAAAAGTCCCCATGGAATTACGAAAAACACCAATCCTGAAGAGGTCACCTCGAGAAAGTTATCGCGAGACCCATGAGGTATGGGAACCTGTGTGATTGGGTTGTTTTTGGTATTGATCCAGTACGGTAGGATGCACCCGACTATCAGAACGAGTGAGCACGCACCAAATAGGATAATGCGCCTCATGTGCTGCCATAACGCTTTCGCGAAAGCGAAAAAGGTCACCTCTTTATTACTATTTACTTTTTCTCTGGTAGCATCCATCACCGCCATACCTATTAAGGGAAAAATGAAAAATGCCATTCCAAAAATGGGCGTCACGTGATGGGATGTCACCGTAACCGCTAGTAAGGCCAATGCTTTAAATAGATGCTTGTAACGTGCTGTCTTGATCCATAAATAGATTTCTGGCATCGCATGCATCAACAGGGATATTCCAATGATGCTGGGCAGCTGACCGAAAATGTGTAGCGTTTCAACAAAGGACGATGAGAATACTGCTAGCAATGCTGAATAACCAGCAACCTTTTTATTGGGTATCAAGACCTCGGTAAATCGATAGACTCCTGTAATGAATAGGACGATGGCGATGAGCGCGACCGTAAACATCCCAAATTTAAGTCCACCTATCAAGGAAAGAGCACCTATGGTTTGATGCACCAGCGGTGGATAACCCATCACTGTAAAACCAGTATACCAGCTATAATTCCACGGTTCAAACCAGCTGGTCGCATAATGGTTTGCAAAGAATAAATGAATGAGTGCATCATAGGTTTTCTCCAGAGTAAAAAACATGGAAGTACCGTGAAAAACTACACCTATGAGTATGGCTGCAATCAGGTATTTATTGGTTTTTACACTATTCATTTGAAGCGCCTTGAAGGGCTATGTTTTGACAATCCGAAGATAGAGTATTTAAAAAACTGACCGATCTATCGATAAGCGGTTTCCGTCTACAGAAATCTTCCACTGACCGAAAACCAACCTCTGTCAGCCCTTACCAGCTCTAAGTTTGTGTCATAATTAAAACGAACTTTTATGAAAACTGGAATCATCATACCATGTTATAACGAGGCAAAACGAATCGATCAACAGGCGTTTATCGACTTTGCAACCACTCACCAAAACTATCATTTGTGTTTTGTGAATGATGGTAGTACGGACAATACCAATGATGTTCTTGAAAAGATGCAATGGAAATCGCCTTACAATATCAGCATTGTTGATGTTAAGAAAAATGCAGGTAAGGCAGCAGCGGTAAGATCTGGATCCCAGTATATGTATGGAATTCCAGAAATCACATCGATAGGTTTCATCGATGCAGACCTTTCTACTGATTTCAGGGATTTTAAAGACCTTGTAAAAACGTTACATAGAGATGAAAAGCTCATGGTTTTTGGATCTAGAAATACAGGTAAGACTTCAGGTATAGAGCGTGATCTTGTACGTGGGCTGATTTCAAAATTCATAAAACAATTCATCCTGCTTATTCTAGGATTGCCTATAAGAGATACACAATGCGGTGCCAAGGTATTTAAGACAGAGGTTATCCCGATGATTTATTCAAAGCAGTTTGTGAGTCGATGGTTATTTGATGTAGAAATTTTCCTAAGGTTGAAAAAGACATTTGGCAAGAAGAACATCATGCAGAAGATCGTCGAACAACCCTTAATGCGATGGGTACATGTGGATAACTCTAAGCTGGGATTGAAGGACTCCATCAAAATACCTTTTAATCTAGCTCAAATATGGCTCAACTATACAATCGCTTATTCAGCCAATGAGGTCGCTACAGACCAAGCTTTTGGTCTACCAACAGAAACCTTAATTACACAAAGAAAAGCAGCATAATTCTTTTAACTTCTTAAACGCATCATCATGAACATCTATCCATTAAAATTTGAACCCATTTTACAAGAAAAAATTTGGGGCGGTTCCCGACTTAAAGATTTATTCAATAAAAAAACCGATAAACAGAATGTCGGCGAAAGTTGGGAAATTTCAGGAGTTGAAGGGAATATCTCAGTAGTTGATAATGGTGTTTATAAAGGCTTATCTCTTGTTGAAATGCTTAAAACCCACAATAAAGATTTAGTGGGATCTAAGAACTATGATCGTTTTGGCGATGAGTTTCCGTTACTTATTAAGTTCTTGGACGCCAAAGAGAATTTATCAGTGCAAGTTCATCCAAATGATGAGATTGCTAGAAAGGATCACAGTTCCTTCGGTAAGACGGAGATGTGGTATATCATGGATCATGAAGAGGATGCAGAGATTATCGTTGGTATGAAAGACAAGCAGGCAGATACAGAAGTTTTGAGAACAGTAGGAAAGGACAATGTGTACGATATATTTGAAACGAGCCGCGTTAGTAAAGGAGACGCTTATTTCATTCCAGCCGGAAAGGTGCATGCCATAGGTGCTGGAGTAGTAGCTGCAGAAATACAGCAGACATCAGACATCACCTACAGAGTTTACGATTGGGATCGTATAGATAATAGCGGTAGTAAACGAGAATTGCATTTAGACCAATCTATAAATTCAACCAAAGAATTTGAAGAAGAAAGCAAGAAGGATTTTAAGGTAAAAGCAAATGAAATTTCTAACGTTGTCAACTGTAATTATTTTACCACTAACATTTTTCAAGTGAATCATCAATTTGAACGTGAATATTCAAATCTCGATTCTTTTGTAATTTTGATGTGTGTCGAAGGAAGTTGTAAAGTTTCAATTAATGGATGTACAGAATCTGTTCAAACTGGAGAAACTATTTTACTGCCAGCAACTGCAACTAGCACCCATTTTTCTTCCAGAGGAGCCAAATTTATGGAGGTTTATATTGCTTAGAACGCTGCTTGTATGCAAGCCACTAGTTTTGTAATCCTCTGTTTATTTGCCGATGCAGAATATTGAATGTGTTGATATTATTGGGATAGAAGCCTTATGGGTGGATGATAGGTGTACTTTATATCGAACAATTTATCAATTACTTCATCTTGTATTTACTCCAATACAATAGGACTCTAATATTTAGGTTCACAATGAATAAATATCTATCAAACTTGATAAATTGATATAGCATTTTCGAATTTTTTGCTGAAAATATGGGGACCATTTGGTGATGGATATATTATATACCCCCAAAGGGGTATTTTTTGATAAATCGAATGGTTCTATATTTATCTTTTACGTTCAATTAGTACTAATAAGCTTGTACAGTAACAATTATCCTATGCTAATTTATGAAGTAATTGCAGATGAATTATATAGAAAACATTAAGAATAACACGTAAAAAGACAACAACGAATTTATCAACATCATGCCCTGAAATTACTGATTTTGCTGAATCAAAAGGAAATTGAAACTCAATTATTAGAACAACAGCGAATAAGGGATTCTATATTTCAATTAGAGCAAGGGAAACTTGATGGACAAATTGATGAGTTAAGAGCCATTAGAGAACGTCTTGAAAATGAGACTGATAAATAATCACTATTTTAGATTGAGCAAAAATCGTTTCGCATTGTGATTAATATCCTTGCACTTAATTGAATTATAACTTATGAATTTTACATCGCGTTCCCGAACCATTTCATGCATTTTAATGGTCTTGACTTCTTTAGCATTTGGTCAAGTTGCAAATAAACCTAATCTATTGTTAGATGGGATCAGAATTGATACAGAGCGTGAATGTTTTGATCAAGATTATCCTTTTGATGGATTGACCGTTGAACTATCTAATGATAAGAGTGTAAAACAATGCCAACTTGAAATTAAAACCAATAACAATCAACTAATTTATCAGGTAGAAAGCTATCGAGACTTTGACGGGCAAGCACTGTATAGATCCATGGATAATTCAGGAGTGTTTGATCGTACTGGGATAATTGTTTTTGAATTTCTAATTACTAGTAAAGACAATAATACTTTTATTGAATATCTGGAAATCTGTATTAATCCAAATGAGCCTATTGTTGCTGAATCAAGAGGTGTTTCTATTACCAGCAAGAAATACACAAAAGTACCTATCTATTATGCCACAGATCGTAAGGATAGTAAAAAAGCAAATGTCTACGAACGATTTGCAGGTGAGCTCGAGTCAGACCATACGATCAATTATGGCATATGTAATGTAACGATTCCAGCAATACATCAAATAGGTCAAATAGAAAGCCCTTCTTTATTTAGGTTTGAATTAAGCGAAGATCCTGAGAAACATATTGTGCTGCAAAATATTATTCCTCTATCTGAAGGTTCTTTTTTTAATTTGATGGCTAATGGTGTTTCGCTTTCGCGAAAGCGGAAAACCTTCATGTTCATTCACGGTTATAATGTCTCTTTTGCAGATGCAGCTAAAAGAACTGCGCAAATGAAGTATGATTTGAAGTTTGACGGTGAAGCGGTACTGTACAGCTGGCCGTCGCAAGCGGCAACATCTGCCTATACGATTGATGAAAATAATATACGCTGGTCAACAGAGAATATCAAAAATTTTCTAGACGATTATATAACAAGATCTAAAGCCGAAGAGATTTACCTCATTGCACATAGCATGGGAAATCGTGGATTGACCGATGCGCTCATAGATTTGATAAAAGAGAAACCGTATCTAGCTTCAAAAATTAAAGAGATCATACTCGCTGCGCCAGATATCGATGCCGCCATTTTTAAACGAGATATAGCCCCACAAATGGTGGCTAGCATTAAGAAACCTATCACTTTATATGTAAGCGCTGATGATGTAGCACTTGAAGCTTCCAAAACTTTACATGGTAGAGCTAGGGCTGGCGATGCAGAATATGGTGTAATGCTTGTTCCTGGAGTGGAGACAATAGACGCAAGTGGAGTGGATGCTAGTTTCCTATCGCATTCCTATTTTGCAGAGACTAAATCTATTCTTGATGATTTGATCACAGTAATAGGCTCTGGTTTGAGGGCAAAAGGGAGGCCCAAATTATTAAAGATTTCCACCTCAGAAGGTGTGTATTGGAAATTTAAAAATTGACATTAATTCAATCGGTACGACATAAATAAATTTAAATAAATGAAACAATATTACACATTTGTTATTCTACTCGCTTTAGTTTTGACCTCATGCTCAGTACATAAAAGGTCCTACATTCAAGGTGATGAAGAGTTTGTGGTAGAGATGAAGAAGCCTGGCAGTCGCGGCGGTATGGTAGAGATTGCTTTACAGGGATTGTTTTTAGGTGCTGATTACCTTGCTGTAAAAACAGCCAAATCACTAACGAGCTCTTACTCGCAAGCCTTATCCATCAACGATTACTACTATTTTAATAGTACTAACGGTACGGTTACAAAAACCTATAATGAGATTCATATTAAGAAATATGAAGCACCTGCAAATGCAGAGAAAAAAGCAGAAATCGTTAGCACCATAAAAAGCGAAATAGATGCGCAGCCTAAGCCAAGAGGTACATCTGCTGCTGCTGCTGCTTTTACTTTTGATGATAACGTTTTGAGGATACAAGATGATAAAGAAGACCTACTCAATTTTGAGGCGGTAATTGAAATATTAACCGACTCAGAAAATCCAGGAGTTTCTCGATTAAGCTTTAATGAGTTGCGTATTCTATTCTCAAGAACTAAGATTTATGAAGATGAGAATCTTAATGCAAGGCTATCGGTTTCCATAACTGGTCAATGGCGCAATAAAGATAACACGCCTATGGAGGCTGTGCTTGTAGAGCAGGAATATGATTTACGCAACTTGAAATACGGTCCAGAAAATCAAATTCAAACACCTATTCTCTCACCATGGTATGTGGATATACCTTATCTGGCCGAAGATGAATTCCAAAACTATGGTATCGTCAAAGTCAATGTGCAACTACAAGAATATGAAGGTGGCAAGAGCAAGTACATCAATCAGTTGCCTAGTATATTATCAGACAACAAGGATTCGGTCATTAAAAGTGGATCTGCTACGATCCAGAAAATTTTAGGGAATTAAAAACATGAAGCTTTTCACTTGTCTACTTTTTTTCTCACTTGGTATAGTTTGTTTATCTCAAGAACAAGATGATCCTGTAGGCGTTCTATTGAAGGATGTACATTATGCCCCTGTAACTGATGTAGTGGTTTTAGAGAAAAGAGGTGAGGTATATTCTGCAGATACTTCAGGCAAAATATTAATACACGATCAGCAAACTGGTGACTACCTATCTACTTTTAAGCAAGCAGATAACGTTCCTATATCTAGATTACTAAGCATAAATGATGAGCGTTTAACAATTGTCAAAAAATACTACTTAACGCCTAACGAGCCTATAGACTCCTTATATACATATGAACTTGATTCTGGAAAGATGGCATCAAGCTCGGGAATTAAAGGGACCTTCAAAGAAAAAAGTCATGAAAACTATTTAGTGGCAGTGGTCAATTCTAATATTGAAAATGGAATGGTCATTTTTCAAAGAAATCCTTACTCTCAAGTAGGTGCTACAAGAACTAGTAAAACAGTACAGAATATTTCGTTTTTACCTCAAGATTCTGTTTATGTTTTTACCCAAAACATCGGGATTGATTATAAGAACGAATTGGTTGTCAGGAAATTTGATGGAGAGATTTTGCATACCCAGCCACTAAAGGAAAGTAGAGTAAACTATAAGGTGCTTTTTGAGAATTCAAAATCTTTCCTGCTTTTTGAATATGATCAGGATTTAAAGACACTTAGCATATTCAGGTATCAACTAGATAGTTTTGCTAAAGATTTAGTTTTCCAGACAAAAATCTTTCTAATCGACTGGCGTTTTGAAATCTCAAATAATGGTAATCAATGGATATTATTCTCTGGTAGTAATAGCTTTGAGACACCTGTAATACATGGTAGTCGCAAGAAAGGAGCTTACAAAATATCAAAGTATCAAATTGATAAACCTATAAGTCACCTGTACATTGCAAAAGAAAATCTCATCAGAGGATTTATCAACTCAGATACGGGACGTGATGAACCTCATTCAATTATTGAATTTAATATAGCCAACAAGCGGTCAGTCGAGTTAGGAAGATCCTTGACTTATGGCGATAACAGAGCTTTTTTTCTAGCCAATGGAGATTATATCCTTCAAGAATACAATTCAAATTATGAAACCAATATCAGATATTATAAAGCTTCTACATTTCAAAATAAGTACAACAAATTAAAATTTGACGATTGGCTTCAACTCAATAAAGGTATTGATAGGTACGACCGTAACTTTTCAAAAGGTCAACAGGAATTTCAACACAATAGTATTGCCTTTATGGGTAAATACGCGGATGAACTCAGGCTCATCGATTATAATCTGGATGAAGATACTTTTTCTTACCTCTCACCAGTATTAAGCACACGTAAAAGTATCGTCGACTACAGCAGTTCTAAAAAGTTAGCTATTGTTGTGGATCGGCCTTTCACAGTTACTGAATATCCAAGTCTTAGGACTTTAGAGGTGTGTACAGAGGAGAGTTGCTACCCTATGAAAGGATTATTCCTCAAAGCGGTTTTAAGTGAAAACGGAGAACTCCTTGCCACCATTGATCAGAAGTTCCTTTTTGAGATACGAAATATTGAATCCCAACAACTTATCTACAGTGAGCAATTAGTTAAAGAACAAGGTTATGAAGTCATTTCTATCGATACGACAGGTTTTGCCATGTCGGTACAACCTCCTTTTGAATTTAACAAGTGTGTGAAATACACTGTAATCTACGAAGTGGACGAGAATCAAAATATTACTTCCCAAAAGAACGAGTGCTTTGAGATCAATGCTTTTGCTTATAATAATGAAAAAGTTGCGATAGGAATAGATAGTTATGGCATTGTAGTAGACGATCAAAAAATACCTATCGATCAAACCAATCCTGCCGTAGAGCTCTCTTTAAATAATGATGCTAGTCTGTTATTCGTGAGCCATGCTATGGGAAATATTGATATCTACGATACTACTACCAATCATAGAAAAGCACAATGGATTCTTGAAGATGATGAACGCCAATTACTGGTGAGTGATTCTGGATATTATCTAGCAAATTTTAATGCAAGCGACTTATTGACGATACGGCATAATGAGAATGGTAAGATCAGAGATTACCTGAAACCAGATGAGGTACTCAAAACCTTGGGTGATGTAAATGAAGAATACCTTGCCGCTATTAATAAAGCCGAAGAAATACGAACTACAGCCACAGCTACTCAAAAAGATCCTGT
Protein-coding sequences here:
- a CDS encoding type I phosphomannose isomerase catalytic subunit, whose translation is MNIYPLKFEPILQEKIWGGSRLKDLFNKKTDKQNVGESWEISGVEGNISVVDNGVYKGLSLVEMLKTHNKDLVGSKNYDRFGDEFPLLIKFLDAKENLSVQVHPNDEIARKDHSSFGKTEMWYIMDHEEDAEIIVGMKDKQADTEVLRTVGKDNVYDIFETSRVSKGDAYFIPAGKVHAIGAGVVAAEIQQTSDITYRVYDWDRIDNSGSKRELHLDQSINSTKEFEEESKKDFKVKANEISNVVNCNYFTTNIFQVNHQFEREYSNLDSFVILMCVEGSCKVSINGCTESVQTGETILLPATATSTHFSSRGAKFMEVYIA
- a CDS encoding caspase domain-containing protein, giving the protein MKLFTCLLFFSLGIVCLSQEQDDPVGVLLKDVHYAPVTDVVVLEKRGEVYSADTSGKILIHDQQTGDYLSTFKQADNVPISRLLSINDERLTIVKKYYLTPNEPIDSLYTYELDSGKMASSSGIKGTFKEKSHENYLVAVVNSNIENGMVIFQRNPYSQVGATRTSKTVQNISFLPQDSVYVFTQNIGIDYKNELVVRKFDGEILHTQPLKESRVNYKVLFENSKSFLLFEYDQDLKTLSIFRYQLDSFAKDLVFQTKIFLIDWRFEISNNGNQWILFSGSNSFETPVIHGSRKKGAYKISKYQIDKPISHLYIAKENLIRGFINSDTGRDEPHSIIEFNIANKRSVELGRSLTYGDNRAFFLANGDYILQEYNSNYETNIRYYKASTFQNKYNKLKFDDWLQLNKGIDRYDRNFSKGQQEFQHNSIAFMGKYADELRLIDYNLDEDTFSYLSPVLSTRKSIVDYSSSKKLAIVVDRPFTVTEYPSLRTLEVCTEESCYPMKGLFLKAVLSENGELLATIDQKFLFEIRNIESQQLIYSEQLVKEQGYEVISIDTTGFAMSVQPPFEFNKCVKYTVIYEVDENQNITSQKNECFEINAFAYNNEKVAIGIDSYGIVVDDQKIPIDQTNPAVELSLNNDASLLFVSHAMGNIDIYDTTTNHRKAQWILEDDERQLLVSDSGYYLANFNASDLLTIRHNENGKIRDYLKPDEVLKTLGDVNEEYLAAINKAEEIRTTATATQKDPVDLNVNDIQVNGGNSLSTNQLKNNIRFTFNGTYDDLLFKHNGVNMSNDQWQVVEDQISLDFEVSDTVNHIEVIDKDSNNRLLKTTINYNGSALEPVLHVLAVGVSQYEQSSNNLTFADKDALDIARFYGDIPKEDIQSYYDKFYAEPLSIHNVDGEQQMEAINKFDFDIYGVDLKYLGANGRYWYNYNAMEKRFYLFDFKDARVSAMNLPAMEQIESVSFDNDFVSTIDGDAFYFLSNSNWNRYDVAKNSFEPIDFPFDQDLRYQNNNLYQLNNDRWLLYEANYNGMKTEVTLTLYDGDEKEIIRSTLENDQGLTLLSVSSEGSHFLFKDFFDVLHLYSLDDKKFSLISTSKEISIATLDKYFINVDDQTISQSEDSYENEKRRLLWKKYDFDFQLLEESKLVIDLEYVVTAIVDGGELLELRQKKSLANKNQVVLLDKNDAFAKAGKPASFKKTTVTYLLNEQATQESIQQELKALKSKVRPQDQVMVFFAGHGVLDQDLNYYYAPHDMDFNEVTDRGVSFDDIIASLGDTQSTKMLLLMDTCHSGNTLDMEGYEITKANGKDGERGGIAKRVGKKDNPIKVSEVVSTLFDNLNTVNGVTVLSASSGQDVAFEARDLSNGAFTTAYMQQVKSGLSGRMQIEPDYEQSLTLSPEFVNNLRVKILELTNNKQEMDIRERNELTTIRLW
- a CDS encoding alpha/beta hydrolase — protein: MNFTSRSRTISCILMVLTSLAFGQVANKPNLLLDGIRIDTERECFDQDYPFDGLTVELSNDKSVKQCQLEIKTNNNQLIYQVESYRDFDGQALYRSMDNSGVFDRTGIIVFEFLITSKDNNTFIEYLEICINPNEPIVAESRGVSITSKKYTKVPIYYATDRKDSKKANVYERFAGELESDHTINYGICNVTIPAIHQIGQIESPSLFRFELSEDPEKHIVLQNIIPLSEGSFFNLMANGVSLSRKRKTFMFIHGYNVSFADAAKRTAQMKYDLKFDGEAVLYSWPSQAATSAYTIDENNIRWSTENIKNFLDDYITRSKAEEIYLIAHSMGNRGLTDALIDLIKEKPYLASKIKEIILAAPDIDAAIFKRDIAPQMVASIKKPITLYVSADDVALEASKTLHGRARAGDAEYGVMLVPGVETIDASGVDASFLSHSYFAETKSILDDLITVIGSGLRAKGRPKLLKISTSEGVYWKFKN
- a CDS encoding dolichyl-phosphate beta-glucosyltransferase → MKTGIIIPCYNEAKRIDQQAFIDFATTHQNYHLCFVNDGSTDNTNDVLEKMQWKSPYNISIVDVKKNAGKAAAVRSGSQYMYGIPEITSIGFIDADLSTDFRDFKDLVKTLHRDEKLMVFGSRNTGKTSGIERDLVRGLISKFIKQFILLILGLPIRDTQCGAKVFKTEVIPMIYSKQFVSRWLFDVEIFLRLKKTFGKKNIMQKIVEQPLMRWVHVDNSKLGLKDSIKIPFNLAQIWLNYTIAYSANEVATDQAFGLPTETLITQRKAA